In Sphingobacterium sp. R2, the genomic stretch AGAAGCGATCGCACGTAACCTAATGGAAATGGCTGTATTGAAAGTGCCAATTATATGTGTTGTTATTGGCGAAGGAGCTTCAGGTGGAGCTTTGGGCATTGGTGTTGGAAACAGAGTCTACATGATGGAACATACGTGGTATTCGGTCATTTCCCCAGAGTCCTGCTCTTCTATCCTCTGGAGAAGCTGGGATCATAAAGAAAAAGCTGCTGAGGCTTTAAAACTGACATCTAGAGATATGCTTGGCAATGGATTGATCGATGGTATTATTCCCGAACCTCTAGGTGGTGCTCACCAAGATCCAGCCGCAGCTGCTGCTAACCTAAAAAATCAATTGCTAAAAGATCTTACCGAATTGACGGTTAAAGATAGCGATACATTAGTTTCCGAAAGAATCGACAAGTTTAGTAAAATGGGCGTTGTGACCGAATAACATCTGTCAACACTCCTCTAATCATATAAAGTCAGCTAACCACTGACTTTTTTTTTGATTATGCTCCCCAATAAAACGAGCATTTTCAAATATAGAATAAGCTTCACATCGATCAACTATTTCTGCTAATTCTTAAACTGACATAATGAATAAAAATTAATTCTTTAATTTTTAAACAGTTATCGTAATTTCAAAAAAAAAGGTGAAAAAAATTGGCACAAGGAATTTATTTTCCTACCTTTGCATCACTTTCAAAAACAGAAAGGATTCCGTAGCTCAGCTGGTAGAGCAATACACTTTTAATGTATGGGTCCTGGGTTCGAATCCCAGCGGGATCACTAAAAAAAGCTAATCAAATGATTAGCTTTTTTGCTTTAAAAAAATACTCTGTCCTATTCTATCTTTGTCTCAATACATGCTGCGAAAACATCGATCTTTTTTTGTTAGGTAGGTGTAGACCCTTCTTTTTTTCTTAAATTCTTAGTTTTAGAAAACCATAACCAAATGGGGAACAATTTAGCTTTCAGCATTGCTTGTTCAGTGCTCGTCCAGTGCTTACTCACTGATCCCTCAATTGATACCGAACAATCAATGGGCAAGCACTGTCTAAAAATTAATTTAAAATTGTGGTTAGGTAAAAGTTGGCATTAGAATACATAGATTTTATTATTTATCTTCTTATAATCATTTTAATGGATTAAATAGAATTTTGAGGATTCCGATTCCGCTCAGGACGCGTGCTCGGTATCGATTTAAAAGGTCATATTAACATATCTCATAACTTAGAAGGTAAAAGATCAACAGTCAGCTCCATATTGTTAGATGAGCTTAAATTTGCCGCAGTGGGCTATGGCATCAGAAACTGTAATCGTCGGAGGTGCACATGATTTATTAGAATTTTCAATACAAAAACTTTACGCCATTAGGGGGCATTTCTTTGCGTGTGGAACGCATTTTCTTTATACTGCGCTATGGTAAGATTGCAAGTTCAAATGATTATCAGCAAGGATAGTGGTCTGTTACTGGGAACATTTATTTAGGATACAACAATTGGCCGGGTACAATAATACGAGTTTTTAAACAATAAAAAAGGGGATACTCTCCCCTTTCTATGCTTTTGCCTGCAAAGCCAATGCGTATAATTTCATTTGCTTAATCATTGATAACAGTCCATTTGCTCTTGTAGGTGACAAATGTTCTTTCAATCCTATTTGGTCAACAAAATATAAATCAGCATCAACGATTTCTTTAGCAGTGTGTCCAGATAGCACTTTGACCATTAAACTCACCAGCCCTTTGGTGATAATAGCATCGCTATCCGCTTTAAAATATACCTTTCCATCTTTTATCTCTGGAAAAAGCCAAACTTTGGATTGACATCCTTTGATGATATATTCATCTGTTTTGTATCGTTCATCAATTAAAGGCACCTCTTTTCCGAGCTGGATGATATATTCGTATTTTTCCATCCAATCTGTGAAAAAAGCAAAATCCTCAATCAATTCATCCTGTATTTCATTAATGGTCATACTTATTTTTATATTAAATCAACATATTGACCGCGCGCTGAATTCCCGCAACCAAAACATCTATTTCCTCCTTTGTATTATACATGGCTAAAGAAGCACGGATAGTCCCCGGTATTCCAAACCGGTCCATGACAGGTTGCGCACAGTGGTGCCCCGTACGGACAGCTATTCCGAGCTTATCTAAGATAACTCCGACATCATAAGGATGTGTACCTTCTATTACAAAGGATATCACAGAACACTTATGCTCGGCTGTACCTATAAACCGTATCCCCGAAACTTCAGATAGCTTCTCTGTGGCGTATTGCAATAATTCAAGTTCATGGGCTTCAATACTTTCTAGACCAATTGAATTGATATAATCTATTGCCTCATTTAAACAGATACCAGCTTCAATGTTAGGTGTACCGGCCTCAAATTTAAATGGCAATTCATTATACGTCGTTTTTTCAAAGGTGACCTCTTTAATCATATCTCCGCCACCTTGATAAGGCGGCATTGCGTTTAATAAATCTTCTTTACCGTATAGCACCCCCACTCCTGTAGGTCCGTACATTTTATGGCCTGAAAACACCAAAAAATCAACATCAAGATTCTGAACATCAATTCTTATATGTTGGACGGCTTGAGC encodes the following:
- a CDS encoding SufE family protein, whose translation is MTINEIQDELIEDFAFFTDWMEKYEYIIQLGKEVPLIDERYKTDEYIIKGCQSKVWLFPEIKDGKVYFKADSDAIITKGLVSLMVKVLSGHTAKEIVDADLYFVDQIGLKEHLSPTRANGLLSMIKQMKLYALALQAKA
- a CDS encoding SufS family cysteine desulfurase; the protein is MERFNIDKIRADFPILKREVNGKPLVYLDNGATTQKPSAVIDSIVRYYTDMNSNVHRGVHYLSQISTDAFEITRKKVQAFIHAAEDREIIITKGTTDGINLIATCYGRAFIQAGDEIIISAMEHHSNIVPWQMLCDEKGCKIRVIPMNDKGELDMVAYENLLNEKTKLVAVTYVSNALGTINPVGQIISMAHQYGAVVLVDAAQAVQHIRIDVQNLDVDFLVFSGHKMYGPTGVGVLYGKEDLLNAMPPYQGGGDMIKEVTFEKTTYNELPFKFEAGTPNIEAGICLNEAIDYINSIGLESIEAHELELLQYATEKLSEVSGIRFIGTAEHKCSVISFVIEGTHPYDVGVILDKLGIAVRTGHHCAQPVMDRFGIPGTIRASLAMYNTKEEIDVLVAGIQRAVNMLI